From Candidatus Latescibacter sp., the proteins below share one genomic window:
- a CDS encoding cyclic nucleotide-binding domain-containing protein, with protein sequence MSEVSVQKLKDFSLFKGLSVEELGRVSRIVTTGEKEAGATIISENEPGNELFLLEDGVVEILKTLTIVTSRNEFGAKERSFIRMTGENHCYFGEMVLFGKKERSATVKAVTKCQLFIIKDSDFLSLCEQEPRIGYIVLTNIALILSDYLRRANEDIIKLTTALSLALSG encoded by the coding sequence ATGAGCGAGGTTTCCGTTCAAAAGCTGAAGGATTTTTCTCTTTTCAAGGGTCTTTCGGTGGAAGAGTTGGGCCGCGTCTCCAGAATTGTGACAACCGGAGAGAAAGAGGCAGGCGCAACCATCATCAGCGAAAATGAACCCGGAAATGAATTATTTCTTCTTGAAGATGGCGTGGTGGAAATTCTCAAAACGCTGACCATAGTCACTTCAAGGAACGAATTCGGCGCCAAGGAGCGCAGCTTTATCCGCATGACCGGCGAGAATCACTGCTACTTCGGGGAGATGGTCCTCTTCGGGAAAAAAGAGCGCTCGGCCACGGTTAAAGCGGTCACAAAATGCCAGCTTTTCATCATAAAAGACAGCGATTTTCTTTCCCTCTGCGAACAGGAGCCGCGCATCGGATATATCGTTCTCACCAATATCGCGCTCATCCTCTCGGATTATCTCCGCCGGGCAAACGAAGACATTATCAAGCTCACCACCGCGCTTTCGCTCGCGCTTTCGGGGTAA
- a CDS encoding ion channel, with the protein MMSSSRNVLKQGVLSKVWRFIARNHRVRWIFLLSLFMFLLVALIRAVEMSANRHYDSVWDSIYWFVVTIATVGYGDITPRTTGGKLLTIPLIMLGVILMSFLTGTIASILTATRIREGRGLQKLNLQNHVVICGYNSNIERVIGGIVSTARSLPDIVLINTHPETEITNLIERFSEASIRFVRGDYTAEPTLMRASIVKASSAIILADPGPDGQAKPDDRTLIAALAIKSVARNVEVCAELLDAANEVHLKRAGVDQIIFSGEFNGFLLSSAVMTPGITQALREIMCTDRGSVIKRAPIPHELVGKSFQTAVVDFMDHQGSILLGIITEKKTFNMEDMLKGDKDIIDDFIRRKFEDAGRSLEIESKGRMTVVMNPGKNYHITEDDFAVILTSHNKEMNV; encoded by the coding sequence ATGATGTCAAGTTCGAGGAATGTCCTTAAACAGGGCGTTCTGTCCAAAGTATGGCGTTTTATCGCCCGTAATCATCGTGTCCGGTGGATTTTCCTGCTCTCTCTTTTCATGTTTCTTCTGGTGGCTCTCATCCGCGCTGTCGAGATGAGCGCGAACCGTCATTACGATTCTGTCTGGGACAGTATTTACTGGTTTGTGGTCACTATTGCAACTGTCGGGTACGGAGATATAACGCCCCGGACCACCGGGGGGAAGCTCCTGACCATTCCGCTCATCATGCTCGGCGTCATCCTGATGAGCTTTTTAACCGGCACCATCGCATCAATATTAACCGCAACTCGTATCAGGGAGGGCAGAGGATTGCAGAAGCTCAATCTCCAGAATCATGTGGTGATTTGCGGATATAACTCAAATATCGAGCGTGTGATCGGCGGCATCGTTTCCACTGCACGATCTTTGCCGGACATCGTGCTCATCAATACGCACCCGGAAACCGAGATTACCAATCTGATCGAACGGTTTTCAGAGGCATCGATACGGTTTGTCCGAGGGGATTATACCGCCGAACCGACCCTCATGCGCGCCTCTATTGTGAAAGCTTCTTCGGCGATCATTCTCGCCGATCCGGGACCGGACGGCCAGGCCAAACCGGATGACCGTACCCTCATAGCCGCGCTGGCCATAAAATCCGTCGCCCGTAATGTGGAAGTCTGCGCAGAGCTGCTCGACGCCGCCAATGAAGTGCACCTGAAACGCGCCGGAGTGGACCAGATTATTTTCTCCGGTGAGTTCAACGGATTTCTCCTTTCCTCGGCGGTGATGACCCCGGGAATAACCCAGGCTTTGCGGGAGATCATGTGCACCGATCGGGGGAGTGTCATAAAACGGGCGCCCATACCCCATGAGCTTGTGGGGAAGTCCTTTCAGACCGCCGTCGTGGATTTCATGGATCATCAGGGCTCAATCCTCCTCGGCATCATCACTGAGAAAAAAACCTTTAACATGGAAGACATGCTGAAAGGGGATAAGGATATCATCGATGATTTCATACGCCGTAAATTCGAGGATGCCGGGCGCAGCCTTGAGATCGAATCAAAGGGACGGATGACCGTTGTCATGAATCCGGGAAAGAACTACCATATAACCGAAGATGACTTTGCAGTGATTCTCACCTCCCATAACAAAGAGATGAATGTATGA
- a CDS encoding TPM domain-containing protein: protein MPLKRHLWLFLVLAMLDGAALLSAQKFPSPTGFVNDFAGVMKPEAKQQLEGILADLKQKTSVEVSVVTVKDMGGLDVSTYAVDLMKTWGIGSKEKNEGVLLLMALKERKVRIEVGYGLEPILTDARSGMIRDQYIVPYLKKNDFDTGLSQGALAIVALIAKEKGVELSGAGPVPPPPRETRRRGGGMPFIQLIIFAAVILLLLGRRGGGGCLTGLLLGSMLGGVGSNRHEGFGGFGGGFGGSGFSGGGFGGGGGFSGFGGGFSGGGGASGSF, encoded by the coding sequence ATGCCCCTGAAAAGACATCTGTGGCTTTTTCTCGTACTTGCAATGCTGGACGGCGCTGCCCTGCTTTCCGCACAAAAATTTCCCAGCCCAACCGGATTTGTCAATGATTTCGCCGGAGTGATGAAGCCCGAAGCAAAGCAGCAGCTTGAAGGCATACTCGCGGATTTGAAGCAGAAAACGAGCGTTGAAGTGTCCGTGGTGACCGTCAAGGACATGGGCGGCCTGGATGTCAGCACGTATGCTGTCGACCTGATGAAAACGTGGGGCATCGGGTCCAAAGAAAAGAATGAAGGCGTTCTCCTCCTCATGGCGCTCAAAGAGCGTAAGGTGAGAATCGAAGTTGGTTACGGCCTCGAGCCGATCTTGACCGACGCCCGCTCGGGTATGATTCGTGACCAGTATATCGTGCCCTATTTGAAAAAGAATGATTTCGATACCGGTCTCAGCCAGGGTGCGCTCGCCATTGTCGCCCTGATTGCCAAGGAAAAGGGGGTGGAACTCAGCGGAGCAGGCCCAGTTCCTCCTCCGCCGCGCGAAACGCGCCGCAGGGGCGGAGGCATGCCCTTCATCCAGCTCATTATATTTGCTGCCGTCATTTTGCTGCTCCTCGGCCGGAGAGGCGGCGGCGGCTGCCTGACCGGTCTTCTCCTGGGAAGTATGCTCGGCGGGGTAGGAAGTAATCGCCACGAGGGATTCGGCGGTTTTGGCGGCGGATTTGGCGGGAGCGGGTTCAGCGGGGGTGGATTCGGCGGAGGCGGCGGATTCAGCGGTTTCGGGGGCGGATTCTCCGGCGGCGGCGGCGCTTCAGGGAGCTTTTAA
- a CDS encoding LemA family protein yields MKKALIIVAVILGVILIFALSTAAWLRTTYNQMVVIQEQVNGSWAQVQTVLQRRYDLIPNLVETVKGYASHEERVLTAVTEARAKVGGAATPADRMKAEGDLSNALSRLMVVVEAYPNLKANQNFIALQDQLEGTENRIAVERQRYNDTVRSYNQYIRQFPQNMIAGMFGFERKPFFEAPGAAQEAPKVQFK; encoded by the coding sequence ATGAAAAAAGCTCTGATCATTGTCGCTGTCATTCTGGGTGTCATCCTCATTTTCGCCCTTAGTACGGCAGCGTGGCTGCGCACCACCTATAATCAGATGGTAGTGATTCAGGAACAGGTAAACGGCTCCTGGGCGCAGGTACAGACGGTTCTCCAGCGACGGTATGATCTGATCCCCAATCTTGTGGAAACGGTCAAGGGGTATGCCTCACACGAAGAGCGGGTGCTCACCGCGGTTACAGAGGCGCGGGCGAAGGTGGGAGGAGCGGCAACCCCGGCAGACCGGATGAAGGCGGAAGGGGATCTGTCCAATGCCCTTTCACGGCTGATGGTGGTGGTGGAGGCCTATCCCAATCTCAAGGCGAACCAGAATTTCATCGCTCTCCAGGACCAGCTCGAAGGCACCGAAAACCGTATCGCGGTGGAACGTCAAAGATATAACGACACAGTCCGCAGCTATAACCAGTATATCCGGCAGTTTCCCCAAAATATGATCGCGGGCATGTTCGGATTCGAGCGGAAGCCGTTTTTCGAGGCGCCCGGCGCAGCTCAGGAAGCCCCCAAGGTGCAGTTCAAGTAA
- a CDS encoding HIT domain-containing protein, whose amino-acid sequence MKGCVFCKIVSGEIPTRRVYENDDVLVFPDIYPVAPVHRNLHIDRSGFRLILNTNADGGQEVFHAHMHMLGGEPIGRLRCRH is encoded by the coding sequence ATGAAAGGCTGCGTCTTCTGCAAGATCGTATCCGGCGAAATCCCTACCCGGCGGGTGTATGAAAACGATGATGTTCTGGTGTTTCCGGACATCTATCCCGTTGCTCCGGTGCATCGGAACCTGCACATCGACCGGAGCGGATTCAGGCTCATCCTGAACACCAACGCGGACGGCGGCCAGGAAGTCTTCCATGCCCACATGCACATGCTGGGCGGAGAGCCGATCGGACGGTTGAGATGCAGGCATTAA